One Paenibacillus sp. SYP-B4298 genomic window, GCGCCGCTCCAAGAAAATAACGACGCCTGCAAGAACGAAGTTCAACACGTATAACAACGTGATCACATTTTGCAGCATGCTTTAGCAAGCCCCCATTCTGTCTTGTATACTACCTCTATTATCTATAAAATCGGCAAAAATACCAGTCTATTATTATTCACAGCCGTCTTGCAGCAGCAAAAAGAGCAAGCACTGTGGCATCCCCACAGGCTTGCTCTTATGCTGCTTTGTATACTTAGCTTCAACTCCTGCTTCGCATCACCGACACGGGCGCCCTGCATGACTAGGCGCGTGCAGCTTGCGCCCGAGGACGAGCTACCGTCCTGCGCGAATGGAAGAGGCTCCTTATTCAGTCTTCGCCGGCTCCTGCTCGGTCTTCGCCTCGTCCTTCTTCTCGTCCGAGCTTGGATTGCTCTCCGTGCTCTTCTCTGGCGTTTCCTTGAGCCTATTCTCGATGGCCGATTTGGCCTTCAGCTCCTCCAGCCATTGACCAGACTTCTGGTAGACCTCCTGATCCTTAAGCTGCTCGGTAAGCTCGTCCTTCTTCTCTTCATAGGTAGGTGTCGATTCTTCCTTGCGCTCCGTTACTTTAATAATATGGTAACCGTGTTGCGTCTTCACAATCTCGCTCAGTTCGCCTACCTTCAGGGCAAATGCCGCCTGCTCGAACTCTGGCACCATCATGCCGGTTCCGAAGAAGCCCAGATCGCCGCCATTATCCTTGGACCCTGGATCCGTCGACTTCTCCTTCGCCAACGTCGCGAAGTCCGCTCCGTCCTTCAGTTGCTGCAGGATAGCCTTCGCCTCATCCTCGGTAGCCACCAGGATATGCGATGCTTTCACTTCCAGTGGAGTCGTCATGTATTGCTTGTTCGTTTCGTAGAACTCCTTCACCTTATCCTCACTCACGTCAATCGTCGGCTCCAGCAGCTTGCGCAGCTCGACCTGATGATACATCTGCTTGCGCAGCGCCTGTTCGGTGAAGCCGCTCTGTGACGCCAGGTTCAGCAGTTGCTCCTTAGAGCCGTATTGCTTCTCCAGCTTCGCCCATTCCGCGTCCACATCCGCATCGGTAACCGTAATCCCTGCTTTCGCCGCCTCCTGACGCAGCAGCTCCTCCGTGATCAGGTTCTCTACGGCGTTCGCTCCGCCTGCCTCCACCATCGAATCATACAATGTATTCTTATTGATCTCCACGCCATTGACTACCGCTACCACGTCATTCGAAGCCTTCCCGCTGAGCGGCCCGGTTACCGCTACCACAATCAACAGCACGAGCAGTACGAACGACACACCCATCCACACTGCGGCAGCCTTGTTCGGCTTGGCAGCGGATGCCGCTGGCTGCTCTTCCTGCAGGCCATCCTGTACCGGCTCGCTATATTCCCCTCTCCCATCCTTGCTATCTGTATCATGCTCATGTTCATGCTCCGCGAAGCTCTCTCTCTGTTCTTCTGCGTTGCGGCGCTCCTCATGTTGATCGTTGCTGCTATGGTCCTTAGCCGGGTCGTCGCCGCCCTGCAAGGAACCTGGTACCTTGTTATCTTCCTCTTTCATTGTTCTGCCCCTTCCCTCATTGGCTATTGCAAATTCTCTAAATACTATAACAGATTTACAGAAACTGTACCTTAAATCAAAATAAAAAATCTATCCCGTCTCTCCGGACAGCACCCGCCGCGCCCTCCTTCTCCCTGCTGCCAAACCATCCATCCCTATCGTGAGTCGAATGGGGCACATGAGATAACTATACAGAATTTAGCAACTTCAGTTTAATAATTGCAGCGAAACGTTAATTACGTGTACACTTCTATAGAAGCCCTCAATGGCCGAGATTTTATAAGGAAGGTGCAGGCATGTCCATTAAGCTGAAGTTGTCCATCTGTATTACGCTTGTCGTGGCGATCGTCTTATTCCTGAATATCTCCATCTTTTATTTTACGACAAGGGACGGGCTTATATCCAGTGCCAGACAACAATCACAGACCATCGCCGAACAGATTGGCATCGCCCTTGAAGTCTCCGAATCCTCGCGTCAGAGCATGGAGGAATCCCTGGGTCAGATGCTGCGCATGGCAGCTCTGACCGCCTTGCAGCAGCTTCCTTCCGACATTGACGACGTAACCAACGAACAACTGGTACGCCTTAGCCAGGAGCTTAATATTCAAGATATTACGCTCTGGCGCAAGGATGGCAGTGACATCATATCCGAGAAATCATCCGAGCCGGACGAAGTGGGGCTAAGCTCCAGAAGCTGGGGCTACTGGCACACCGCCTTCACACAGCTATTCGAGCAACAGAAGGTGACGATCCCGCAGGGACAGAAGCTGCTGAACTTCTGGTCCGGGCCCTACAATTATGCGACCTCGAATCCCGACCAGATTAATAAATGGGGCTACTACTACAATGGATCAACCAACTACATCATCAATCCCTACATCAGCGCCGAGTCCTTGCTCTCCTTCAATGAGCGGTTCAGAGTCGATACGCTCCCCAGACTCATCCATGGCTATGACAGCGTCCTTGAGATTAACGGCTTCGACCCCGAATTCACCGGCAAGGACCCGATTCTTCGCTTGAAACGAGGTCGGATTGTCCACAATCTGGATGTTCGCTCCGTCCTCTTCGGCAGCAATCACTACGTCAACCCCGACCCCGCCGTCGATGTTGACAGCATTCACGCGGCTGCTCAGACCGGGGAGCTGCAGATGCAGACAGCCGAGATTAACGGCAAGCAGGTGACCAAGTATTTCATTCCTTTTCAAGGAAAAGACAAGCCTTATGTATTCAATATTGTGCTCGATCAGCAAGCGATTGAGCGGCCACTCTATGACCAGTTGCTGCTGCAGACGCTGATCTCTCTCTCCTTGCTGATGATTACGCTGATTAGCAGTTATTTTATATCCGGTATTCTGATTCGCTCGCTGTACCAGATCATGTCCAAGGTGAACGATATTTCCTCTGGCAATTTCGGCGCACGCATCGAGCTGAGCGATGCCAAGGATGAATTCGGCCTGCTGGCCTCCAGAGTGAATCTGATGTCAGACAATCTGCAATTGTATATGAGTCGGCTGAAGAATTCGGCCGAGGAGCTGCGCAGCACCAAGGAATACCTCGAATCCTTCATTAATCATACCTCGGACGCCATCCATGTCTCCGATCTGGAGGGCAATATCACTCAGGCGAACCGGGCATTCCAGCAAATCTACGGCTGGGACATCAAGGAGGTAGAGGGCGGACTGCTGCCCGAGCAGCTACAGGTGATGCGAGAGGAGGAGCTGGCGCTGATCAGTCGGATCATGGAAGGGGAGACGGTGACGGACTATGAGACCGCGCGGATCACCAAATCCGGTGGCCATGTGGATGTTAGCCTCACCATCTCGCCGATTCGGGATGAGAACGAAGAGGTTGTCGCGATTGCTACCATCTCCCGCAATATTACGGACCGCAAGCAGACGGAGGAGATGATTCTTCGTTCAGAGAAGCTGTCCGTCGTCGGTCAGCTTGCCGCAGGCGTGGCGCATGAGGTGCGCAACCCGCTCACCACTCTGAGGGGCTTTGTGCAGTTGCAGAAGACGAAGGGCACTGTTAGCGAGAGCCATCTTAATATTATGCTCGCAGAGCTGGATCGCATCAACTTCATCGTCAGCGAGTTTCTCGTCCTGGCCAAGCCGCAGGTCATCTCTATTCAGACGTTCAATCTGCGCAAGCTGCTGAGCGATCTGGTCATGCTGCTGGACGGACAGGCCAATCTCGACAAAATTCAGATTCAGGTTCCAGAGCAGGGCCCGCCCATGATGGTAACCGGGGAGCCGAATCAACTGAAGCAAGTCTTCGTCAATCTGCTCAAGAATGCGATGGAGGCCATGCCCGGAGGAGGAACCATTTCGATGGAGATGGAACAAAATAAAGAAGGGATGGTCATTGTCCGCGTCCACGATGAGGGAGCGGGCATCGCCAAGGAGGATCTGCAGCATATCGGCGAACCGTTCTTCACCCGCAAGGACAACGGCACGGGTCTGGGACTTATGATCTGTCAGCAGATTATTTCTCATCACAAAGGAATACTCAATGTATACAGTGAGCTGGGGCAAGGTACAACCGTTGAGGTGATATTGCCCGCTGCTGCCAGTGAGCCTATACTCGGCCTATAAGGAGGATTGTCCGATGGATTTGCGAACATT contains:
- a CDS encoding foldase protein PrsA, whose translation is MKEEDNKVPGSLQGGDDPAKDHSSNDQHEERRNAEEQRESFAEHEHEHDTDSKDGRGEYSEPVQDGLQEEQPAASAAKPNKAAAVWMGVSFVLLVLLIVVAVTGPLSGKASNDVVAVVNGVEINKNTLYDSMVEAGGANAVENLITEELLRQEAAKAGITVTDADVDAEWAKLEKQYGSKEQLLNLASQSGFTEQALRKQMYHQVELRKLLEPTIDVSEDKVKEFYETNKQYMTTPLEVKASHILVATEDEAKAILQQLKDGADFATLAKEKSTDPGSKDNGGDLGFFGTGMMVPEFEQAAFALKVGELSEIVKTQHGYHIIKVTERKEESTPTYEEKKDELTEQLKDQEVYQKSGQWLEELKAKSAIENRLKETPEKSTESNPSSDEKKDEAKTEQEPAKTE
- a CDS encoding ATP-binding protein, with product MSIKLKLSICITLVVAIVLFLNISIFYFTTRDGLISSARQQSQTIAEQIGIALEVSESSRQSMEESLGQMLRMAALTALQQLPSDIDDVTNEQLVRLSQELNIQDITLWRKDGSDIISEKSSEPDEVGLSSRSWGYWHTAFTQLFEQQKVTIPQGQKLLNFWSGPYNYATSNPDQINKWGYYYNGSTNYIINPYISAESLLSFNERFRVDTLPRLIHGYDSVLEINGFDPEFTGKDPILRLKRGRIVHNLDVRSVLFGSNHYVNPDPAVDVDSIHAAAQTGELQMQTAEINGKQVTKYFIPFQGKDKPYVFNIVLDQQAIERPLYDQLLLQTLISLSLLMITLISSYFISGILIRSLYQIMSKVNDISSGNFGARIELSDAKDEFGLLASRVNLMSDNLQLYMSRLKNSAEELRSTKEYLESFINHTSDAIHVSDLEGNITQANRAFQQIYGWDIKEVEGGLLPEQLQVMREEELALISRIMEGETVTDYETARITKSGGHVDVSLTISPIRDENEEVVAIATISRNITDRKQTEEMILRSEKLSVVGQLAAGVAHEVRNPLTTLRGFVQLQKTKGTVSESHLNIMLAELDRINFIVSEFLVLAKPQVISIQTFNLRKLLSDLVMLLDGQANLDKIQIQVPEQGPPMMVTGEPNQLKQVFVNLLKNAMEAMPGGGTISMEMEQNKEGMVIVRVHDEGAGIAKEDLQHIGEPFFTRKDNGTGLGLMICQQIISHHKGILNVYSELGQGTTVEVILPAAASEPILGL